Proteins found in one Fulvitalea axinellae genomic segment:
- a CDS encoding sodium ion-translocating decarboxylase subunit beta: MKKRIFTIIGVLAVLTLGSALASTGVAQSVGAGEATSTLGRIQEGLQTFVNATGFVNGTISHYAMILVAFCFLYLGIKHDFEPLLLVPIGTGIIIGNIPFVAGNQIGIYEAGSVLNLLYFGVVKGIYPPLIFLGIGAMTDFSTLIANPKLMLLGAAAQIGIFATFLGAIYLGFSLPEAGAIGIIGGADGPTAIFLSSKLANGINVLADGTTVKNLIGPIAIAAYSYMALVPVIQPPIMRLIINKEERKIRMKPPRTVSQTEKILFPIAGLILTTLISPSAIPLLGMLFFGNILKESTRTNRLAETARTKMIDIVTILLGVTVGASTQADVFITADSMLIFVLGAVSFAIATSCGLLFAKLMNVFLKGDDKINPLIGAAGVSAVPDSARVVQHEGLKYDSNNHLLMHAMAPNVSGVIGSAIAAGILLSFLA, encoded by the coding sequence ATGAAAAAAAGAATTTTCACCATAATCGGCGTGCTCGCCGTACTGACCTTGGGCAGTGCGTTGGCGTCAACCGGCGTGGCCCAATCGGTCGGAGCCGGAGAGGCCACCTCTACTCTGGGCAGAATTCAGGAAGGGCTCCAAACCTTTGTCAACGCCACCGGCTTTGTCAACGGTACGATCAGCCACTACGCCATGATTCTCGTGGCATTCTGCTTCCTGTATCTGGGCATCAAGCACGACTTCGAGCCATTGCTCCTCGTCCCTATCGGAACGGGTATCATTATCGGTAACATTCCGTTCGTTGCCGGTAACCAAATCGGTATTTACGAAGCGGGATCTGTCCTGAACCTCCTGTATTTCGGAGTTGTAAAGGGAATTTACCCTCCTCTGATCTTCTTGGGAATCGGGGCCATGACCGACTTCTCCACGCTGATAGCCAACCCCAAACTAATGCTTTTGGGCGCGGCCGCGCAGATCGGTATTTTCGCCACCTTCCTCGGAGCTATTTACCTTGGGTTCAGCCTTCCGGAAGCGGGCGCCATCGGCATCATCGGCGGAGCGGACGGCCCTACGGCCATCTTCCTTTCGTCGAAACTCGCCAACGGCATCAACGTTCTGGCCGACGGAACGACAGTGAAAAACCTGATCGGACCTATCGCCATCGCGGCGTATTCATACATGGCGCTCGTGCCTGTGATCCAACCGCCGATCATGCGTTTGATCATCAACAAAGAAGAGCGTAAAATCCGCATGAAACCGCCGCGTACGGTATCACAGACGGAAAAGATCCTCTTCCCGATCGCCGGTCTGATTTTAACCACATTGATTTCGCCAAGTGCTATTCCATTGTTGGGTATGCTGTTCTTCGGTAATATCCTCAAGGAATCCACAAGAACAAACCGCTTGGCCGAAACAGCGAGAACGAAGATGATCGATATCGTAACGATCCTTCTGGGCGTAACGGTGGGAGCGTCGACTCAAGCCGACGTATTTATCACAGCAGATTCGATGCTGATCTTCGTACTCGGCGCCGTATCGTTCGCTATCGCCACGTCTTGCGGACTGTTGTTCGCCAAGTTGATGAACGTTTTCCTGAAAGGGGACGACAAAATCAACCCGCTTATCGGAGCGGCCGGCGTATCTGCGGTACCGGACAGCGCAAGGGTTGTACAACACGAAGGTTTGAAATACGATTCAAACAACCACCTGCTGATGCACGCCATGGCACCAAACGTATCCGGCGTTATCGGATCGGCCATCGCAGCGGGTATTTTGCTGAGTTTCTTGGCATAA
- a CDS encoding biotin/lipoyl-containing protein, whose translation MKQYKFKVNGNKYTVDILNAEDNIIDLEVNGTAYQVELEKEVKASKTPKIVRSPIKKPVAPKVGTGGAGQKINAPLPGTIVEVKVKEGDTVSVGDPLLVMEAMKMENIINADAAGTVKSIKVSVGDNVLQGDVLVELG comes from the coding sequence ATGAAACAATATAAATTCAAGGTAAACGGCAACAAGTACACGGTCGACATCCTCAACGCCGAGGACAACATCATCGACCTGGAAGTTAACGGCACCGCGTACCAGGTAGAGCTGGAAAAGGAAGTAAAGGCATCGAAAACGCCTAAGATTGTCCGCTCGCCGATCAAGAAACCTGTCGCACCGAAAGTGGGAACAGGCGGAGCCGGCCAGAAAATCAACGCTCCTCTCCCGGGCACTATCGTCGAAGTCAAGGTAAAAGAAGGCGATACGGTGAGCGTAGGCGACCCACTCCTGGTGATGGAAGCCATGAAAATGGAAAACATCATCAATGCGGATGCCGCCGGCACAGTCAAGTCCATCAAGGTAAGCGTTGGCGACAACGTGCTTCAAGGGGATGTTTTGGTTGAACTAGGCTAG
- a CDS encoding OadG family protein, giving the protein MDKSLLLQDGITISITGITVIFGSLTALIFFFRFLIPFLITLPERMKTAKGKEEAQEAIKHEEARNLPGEVNAAIAAAVRMHLEEMHDDESTTLTIEQQQRRYSPWSSKIFVTQNSLR; this is encoded by the coding sequence ATGGATAAGTCACTCTTACTTCAGGACGGGATCACGATCTCAATCACGGGCATCACGGTAATCTTCGGATCCCTTACGGCCCTGATCTTTTTCTTCAGATTCCTGATCCCGTTCCTCATCACATTGCCTGAGCGGATGAAAACTGCCAAAGGCAAAGAGGAAGCCCAAGAGGCCATCAAACACGAAGAGGCCCGAAACCTTCCGGGCGAAGTGAACGCGGCTATCGCCGCTGCGGTCAGGATGCACTTGGAGGAAATGCATGACGACGAGAGCACCACTCTCACCATCGAGCAACAACAGAGACGCTATTCTCCTTGGAGTTCGAAAATTTTCGTCACGCAGAACAGTCTCCGCTAA
- a CDS encoding acyl-CoA carboxylase subunit beta: MPDNSKIKKLIEKRAEARLGGGEKRIESQHKKGKMTARERIDMLLDDGSFEEFDMFVTHRTHSFGMQKNVFLSDGVVTGRGTIDGRIVFVYAQDFTVFGGSLSETYAQKICKIMDYAMKVGAPVIGLNDSGGARIQEGVRSLAGYAEIFQRNIMASGVVPQISAIMGPCAGGAVYSPALTDFIIMTEANSYMFVTGPKVVQTVTGEVISTENLGGASVHSTKSGVSHFLAKDDEECLLLTRKLMSYLPSNNMEDPPMLPPSDSFDRLGDVLNDLIPEDPNKPYNMLDVIHEIADDHEFFEVQRNYAQNIIVGFAHFNGRSVGIIANNPMNLAGVLDINASRKAARFVRFCDCFNIPLVTLVDVPGFLPGSNQEYGGIILHGAKLLFAYGEATVPKITVTLRKSYGGAHDVMSCKQLRGDLNYAWPSAEIAVMGAKGAVEVLEGRAIAKIEDEEERAKYAQKKEDEYVEEFANPYQAAQYGYIDDVIEPRNTRFRIIRALEALANKKEVNPPKKHSNIPL, translated from the coding sequence ATGCCTGACAACAGTAAAATCAAGAAGCTCATCGAGAAACGCGCCGAAGCACGGCTCGGAGGCGGTGAGAAGCGCATTGAGTCCCAGCACAAAAAGGGAAAGATGACCGCCAGAGAGCGGATCGACATGTTGCTTGACGATGGAAGCTTCGAGGAGTTCGACATGTTCGTAACTCACCGTACGCATTCCTTTGGTATGCAGAAAAACGTTTTCCTTTCTGATGGAGTAGTAACCGGACGAGGTACCATCGACGGAAGGATCGTATTCGTATACGCTCAGGACTTTACCGTTTTCGGAGGTTCTCTCTCCGAAACTTACGCGCAGAAGATCTGTAAAATCATGGATTACGCCATGAAGGTAGGCGCTCCTGTCATCGGTCTTAACGACTCTGGTGGAGCCCGTATCCAGGAAGGCGTTAGAAGTTTGGCCGGTTACGCCGAAATTTTCCAGCGTAACATCATGGCCTCGGGCGTTGTGCCTCAGATCTCGGCCATCATGGGACCATGCGCAGGCGGCGCCGTATACTCTCCCGCCCTTACCGACTTCATCATCATGACCGAAGCGAACAGCTACATGTTCGTAACAGGACCTAAGGTGGTGCAGACCGTAACCGGCGAAGTGATTTCTACGGAAAACCTCGGTGGAGCGAGCGTACACTCCACAAAATCGGGCGTATCGCATTTCTTGGCCAAAGACGACGAGGAATGTCTCTTGCTCACTCGCAAACTGATGAGCTATCTGCCTTCCAACAATATGGAAGATCCTCCGATGTTGCCCCCATCGGATTCATTCGACCGCCTCGGCGACGTTCTCAACGACTTGATTCCGGAAGATCCGAACAAGCCGTACAACATGCTCGACGTGATCCACGAGATTGCCGACGACCACGAGTTCTTCGAGGTACAGCGCAACTACGCACAGAACATCATCGTAGGTTTCGCTCACTTCAACGGCCGTTCAGTGGGTATTATAGCCAACAACCCGATGAACCTCGCCGGCGTACTTGACATCAACGCCTCGCGCAAAGCGGCACGCTTCGTACGCTTCTGCGACTGCTTCAATATCCCGTTGGTGACCTTGGTAGACGTTCCTGGATTCTTGCCGGGCAGTAACCAGGAATACGGCGGAATCATTTTGCACGGAGCGAAACTCCTTTTCGCTTACGGCGAAGCCACTGTACCGAAAATCACCGTGACTCTCCGCAAGTCTTACGGAGGAGCGCACGACGTAATGAGCTGCAAGCAACTCCGTGGTGACCTGAACTATGCGTGGCCATCAGCCGAAATCGCTGTTATGGGAGCCAAAGGAGCCGTTGAGGTTCTGGAAGGCAGAGCCATTGCCAAAATCGAGGACGAGGAAGAGCGCGCCAAATACGCACAGAAGAAGGAGGACGAATACGTTGAGGAATTCGCCAACCCTTATCAGGCGGCGCAATACGGCTATATCGACGACGTGATCGAACCGCGCAACACCCGCTTCAGGATCATCCGCGCACTGGAAGCTTTGGCCAACAAGAAAGAGGTCAACCCGCCTAAAAAGCACTCGAACATCCCGTTATAA
- the meaB gene encoding methylmalonyl Co-A mutase-associated GTPase MeaB, protein MIKIKKRRALTAPEYVEGVLRGDRVILSRAITLVESTRKQDRLLAEEVLEKLMPHTGGSLRVGVTGVPGVGKSTFLESFGMFLAKKEKSLAVLTIDPSSQKTKGSILGDKTRMEILANEPLAYIRPSPSGKSLGGVHEKTRETMLLCEAAGFDVVLIETVGVGQSEVAVEGMVDFFLLLMLAGAGDELQGIKRGIMEIADALVITKADGDNVTKSEMARRQYQNALHLFPPNETEWYPKVLKCSSLEETGMKEIWDVIMEFEEHMRSRGFLQSKRSDQSLRWLRESLNNHLLERFYEDEQMRYLLSDVEKAVSKNQVPVSAGVRRLIDAFAGQ, encoded by the coding sequence ATGATAAAAATCAAAAAAAGGAGAGCGTTAACGGCTCCTGAGTACGTTGAGGGCGTTTTGCGGGGCGACAGAGTGATACTTAGCCGGGCCATAACGCTGGTGGAAAGCACCCGGAAACAGGACCGTTTGCTGGCCGAAGAGGTGCTGGAGAAACTGATGCCACATACGGGCGGTTCCCTGAGAGTGGGGGTGACGGGCGTGCCGGGTGTCGGAAAAAGTACATTTTTGGAGAGTTTCGGAATGTTTTTGGCCAAGAAAGAAAAATCGTTGGCGGTTCTTACGATTGACCCGAGTAGCCAGAAGACCAAGGGGAGTATTTTAGGTGATAAAACCAGAATGGAGATCCTGGCCAACGAACCCTTGGCTTATATACGCCCTTCGCCTTCGGGAAAGTCTTTGGGAGGCGTGCACGAAAAAACCCGGGAGACGATGTTGCTTTGCGAAGCGGCGGGTTTTGACGTGGTGCTGATCGAGACGGTGGGCGTAGGGCAGTCGGAAGTGGCCGTGGAGGGCATGGTCGATTTTTTCCTATTGTTGATGCTGGCCGGCGCTGGGGACGAGTTGCAGGGAATCAAGCGGGGTATTATGGAGATCGCCGACGCGTTGGTGATCACGAAAGCCGACGGTGATAATGTGACCAAAAGCGAAATGGCGCGTCGCCAATACCAAAACGCCCTGCATCTGTTTCCGCCTAACGAAACGGAGTGGTACCCGAAGGTGCTGAAGTGCTCTTCGCTAGAAGAAACGGGCATGAAGGAAATCTGGGACGTTATTATGGAATTCGAGGAGCATATGCGTTCCCGTGGCTTTTTGCAGAGCAAGCGCTCCGACCAAAGCTTAAGATGGCTAAGGGAAAGCCTGAACAACCATTTGCTGGAACGTTTCTATGAGGACGAACAGATGCGTTATCTTTTGTCGGATGTCGAAAAAGCCGTTTCCAAAAACCAAGTCCCCGTTTCTGCGGGAGTGAGGCGCCTGATCGACGCTTTTGCGGGCCAATAG
- the abc-f gene encoding ribosomal protection-like ABC-F family protein gives MISINNLSYYIGGRAIYDAASLHIKPKDRIGLVGKNGAGKSTLLRIIEGEYSPDGGSVSRGKDCTIGFLNQDLLSYQSDESILVVAMQAFEEANKIQKEIETTLAEMELGYDEKKLNRLTLLQERYEALGGYSLQSKAEEVLEGIGFSTEALQRPLKTFSGGWRMRVMLAKLLLSEPSLLMLDEPTNHLDLPSIQWVENYIKSYNGAVIVVSHDQEFLNNTTTSIVEVDGGKLVQYSGNYSFYLKEKAERLEIQQNAFENQQAKLKQTERFIERFRSKATKAKQVQSRVKSLEKMDMIEEAYEEKTSVNFSFGFSTESGRFVSTIKDVSKSFGPIKVLKNASAQIEKGDKIALIGANGKGKSTLLRIIDGSEPLDAGESSLGHNVIPGFYAQHQLEALHTENEIIDELKTAGSGKTEQELRDILGGFLFRGDDIYKKIKVLSGGEKSRVALAKTLLTESNFLLLDEPTNHLDIRSVDILINALNQYQGSFITVSHDRRFIGAVANKIWYIEDHQIKEYPGTYAEYVDWKRRRELEEAGEEKSEKKEKAVSVDKEERLKLRQERDKINKELRRKRKSLEKTEEQIEKLETLKGDIENLLALPEVFANLERLAEENGKLQQTEKELEELNEEWENLALEIEELEEKMSD, from the coding sequence ATGATCTCGATCAACAACCTTTCGTATTATATCGGGGGCCGTGCAATTTATGACGCAGCCTCTTTGCACATAAAACCAAAAGACAGAATTGGCCTTGTAGGTAAGAATGGCGCCGGAAAGTCCACATTACTACGGATTATCGAAGGGGAATACAGCCCCGACGGCGGAAGCGTATCCAGAGGCAAAGACTGTACGATTGGATTTCTGAACCAAGACCTGCTGTCTTACCAAAGCGACGAAAGCATTCTCGTGGTGGCGATGCAAGCTTTTGAGGAAGCCAATAAAATCCAAAAGGAAATTGAGACGACATTGGCCGAAATGGAGCTCGGCTACGACGAGAAGAAGCTCAACCGCCTCACCTTATTGCAGGAGCGTTACGAAGCTCTCGGAGGCTACAGTCTTCAGTCAAAAGCCGAAGAGGTTTTGGAAGGCATCGGCTTTTCCACCGAAGCGCTTCAGCGTCCGCTCAAGACTTTTTCGGGAGGTTGGCGCATGCGAGTCATGTTGGCCAAGTTGCTTTTGAGCGAGCCTTCGTTGCTTATGCTTGACGAACCCACCAACCACCTCGACTTACCTTCCATCCAATGGGTCGAGAATTATATTAAGAGCTATAACGGGGCGGTAATCGTGGTTTCTCACGACCAGGAGTTTCTTAACAACACCACAACTTCTATAGTGGAAGTAGACGGCGGAAAGCTTGTCCAATATTCCGGCAATTACTCTTTTTACCTTAAAGAGAAAGCGGAACGATTGGAAATTCAGCAAAACGCTTTCGAAAACCAACAGGCCAAGCTTAAACAGACCGAAAGGTTTATCGAGCGCTTCCGCTCAAAAGCCACCAAAGCCAAGCAGGTGCAGTCTCGTGTAAAGTCTCTCGAAAAGATGGACATGATCGAGGAGGCTTACGAGGAAAAGACCAGCGTTAATTTCAGCTTCGGTTTCAGCACCGAATCCGGACGCTTTGTAAGTACGATCAAAGACGTAAGCAAAAGCTTCGGGCCGATCAAGGTTCTCAAGAACGCATCTGCGCAGATTGAGAAAGGCGACAAAATCGCGCTTATCGGGGCGAACGGAAAGGGTAAATCCACGCTGTTGCGCATTATCGACGGTTCGGAACCGCTCGACGCCGGCGAAAGCTCGCTCGGACATAACGTAATTCCGGGATTCTACGCACAGCACCAGCTGGAGGCTTTGCATACGGAAAACGAGATTATCGACGAGCTGAAAACCGCAGGAAGCGGAAAAACCGAGCAGGAGCTTCGCGATATCCTCGGCGGCTTCCTGTTCCGTGGCGACGATATCTACAAAAAAATCAAAGTGCTGTCGGGCGGGGAGAAATCAAGGGTCGCTTTGGCGAAAACATTGCTAACGGAATCGAACTTTCTGTTGCTTGACGAACCTACCAACCACCTCGACATCCGTTCGGTGGATATTCTGATCAACGCCCTTAACCAATACCAAGGTTCTTTCATCACCGTTTCTCACGACCGCCGTTTTATCGGTGCCGTGGCCAACAAGATCTGGTATATCGAAGATCACCAGATTAAGGAATACCCGGGAACTTACGCCGAATACGTAGACTGGAAACGGCGGAGAGAACTTGAGGAAGCCGGCGAGGAAAAATCCGAAAAGAAAGAAAAAGCGGTTAGCGTAGACAAGGAAGAACGCCTTAAACTACGTCAGGAACGTGACAAGATCAACAAGGAACTTCGCCGCAAAAGGAAAAGCCTTGAGAAAACGGAAGAGCAGATCGAAAAACTCGAAACTCTAAAGGGGGATATCGAGAACCTGCTGGCTTTGCCGGAAGTATTCGCCAACCTGGAACGCCTGGCCGAAGAAAACGGAAAATTACAGCAAACCGAAAAAGAGCTAGAGGAACTTAACGAAGAGTGGGAAAATCTAGCTTTGGAAATCGAGGAGCTGGAGGAAAAAATGTCGGATTAA
- a CDS encoding YheT family hydrolase, translating to MPILSSQYPGPPFYLFNGDLETIIPGGFRKVRGIAPERERIVTRDGDFLLLDWVRAESPSGKLVIVTHGLEGHSRRPYVTGVLKKFVGKGYDALSWNFRGAGGEINKSLKMYHHGFSEDLERVVDHALSSGRYHLVVFVGFSLGGNMTLNYLAKEGLERKEIKGGVAVSVPCDLTECVEVMSRPKASFYHNRFLRKLKAKLRDRVGLFPENLKREEIDGLRDFYEFDNYYTAPVFGFKDAFDYYASVSTLEKLPKIEVPVLVLNAKNDPFLGANSFPYDIAEANDHVFLETPERGGHCGFLMKGKSETWAEIRAFDFLEPLARKE from the coding sequence ATGCCGATTTTATCATCTCAATACCCTGGTCCTCCATTCTATCTGTTTAATGGCGACTTAGAAACGATAATCCCGGGAGGTTTTAGGAAAGTTCGGGGGATTGCGCCGGAAAGGGAAAGAATAGTGACTCGGGATGGGGATTTTTTATTGTTGGATTGGGTTCGTGCCGAATCGCCATCTGGAAAGTTGGTCATTGTTACCCATGGACTGGAAGGGCATTCCAGAAGACCTTACGTCACTGGTGTATTGAAAAAGTTTGTTGGAAAGGGGTATGATGCGTTGTCTTGGAATTTCAGGGGAGCGGGTGGTGAAATTAATAAATCGTTGAAGATGTATCACCACGGTTTCTCTGAGGACCTTGAGCGGGTTGTTGACCACGCTTTGTCTTCGGGAAGGTATCATTTGGTTGTCTTTGTCGGTTTTAGTTTGGGCGGTAATATGACGTTGAACTATCTGGCCAAAGAGGGGCTGGAGAGAAAGGAAATAAAGGGCGGAGTCGCTGTTTCCGTCCCATGTGACTTGACGGAATGCGTGGAAGTGATGTCTAGGCCAAAAGCCAGTTTTTATCATAATCGTTTTCTTAGGAAGTTGAAAGCGAAACTCAGGGATAGGGTAGGGCTGTTTCCTGAGAACTTGAAAAGGGAAGAAATCGACGGCTTGCGAGACTTCTACGAGTTCGATAACTACTATACGGCTCCGGTTTTCGGTTTTAAAGACGCTTTTGATTATTACGCTAGCGTAAGCACTTTGGAAAAACTGCCTAAGATTGAGGTGCCTGTGTTGGTGTTGAACGCTAAAAATGATCCTTTTTTAGGAGCGAACAGTTTTCCTTATGATATTGCCGAGGCAAACGACCATGTTTTTTTAGAGACTCCCGAGCGGGGCGGACATTGCGGTTTTTTGATGAAAGGGAAGTCTGAGACATGGGCCGAAATTAGAGCATTTGATTTTTTGGAACCTTTAGCAAGAAAGGAATAG
- a CDS encoding M28 family metallopeptidase: protein MRRALCLIFTLMVFFLVGENGWAQKNYARRLVNELCSPEYHGRGYVKKGDFKAAQFIASQFDSLGLEPVVGESYFQEFEIPVNTFPDTLGLSLNGLVLRPGHHFLVEPWSGSGKGSFEAVAIQKSDFVNEASFMARLRQAKGKFLVYSEQDMDSLEQSYRDKLKKGLKDLGMSSNPFVAGVLKITTKKLTWGGSGVASSIPYFTVKSDRKPTEVKKVSVAVRNKHFEHYKTRNVIGRVKGTSGLGKTLLIGAHYDHLGRMGSSAYFPGANDNASGTAMLLSLAKYYAENPHDYDVVFVAFGAEEQGLYGSRHFVENPPVDLEKISFMLNLDINGTGDDGITVVNGAVHDRLFGKLESINKEKSYLPEVKSRGEACNSDHCFFHFKGVKSFYVYTRGGSKAYHDVFDTADNLSLSGFDGTYGLLRDFLNSLTR from the coding sequence ATGAGAAGAGCGTTGTGTTTGATTTTTACCTTAATGGTTTTCTTCCTTGTGGGGGAAAACGGATGGGCACAAAAGAATTACGCCAGAAGGTTAGTTAACGAGCTTTGCTCTCCGGAATATCACGGAAGAGGCTATGTGAAAAAAGGGGATTTTAAAGCGGCGCAATTTATCGCATCCCAATTTGATTCTTTGGGCTTGGAACCTGTTGTTGGCGAATCATATTTTCAAGAATTCGAAATACCCGTTAATACTTTTCCCGACACGCTTGGCCTTTCGTTAAATGGATTGGTCTTAAGGCCGGGGCATCACTTTTTGGTAGAGCCGTGGTCAGGTTCAGGAAAGGGTTCGTTCGAGGCTGTTGCTATACAAAAATCTGATTTTGTGAACGAAGCGAGCTTTATGGCAAGACTAAGGCAAGCCAAAGGTAAGTTTCTGGTCTATTCCGAACAGGATATGGATTCGTTGGAGCAAAGCTACCGAGACAAGTTGAAGAAAGGGTTGAAAGATTTGGGAATGAGTTCTAACCCTTTTGTTGCCGGTGTTTTAAAAATAACGACTAAAAAGCTTACATGGGGAGGTTCCGGAGTAGCGTCGTCTATTCCTTATTTTACTGTAAAATCGGACAGAAAACCTACGGAGGTGAAGAAGGTTAGCGTTGCGGTCAGGAATAAGCATTTTGAGCATTATAAAACCAGAAATGTAATCGGTAGGGTGAAAGGGACTTCTGGTTTGGGGAAAACATTGTTGATCGGCGCTCATTATGACCATCTGGGCAGAATGGGTAGTTCCGCCTATTTTCCAGGAGCGAACGATAACGCTAGCGGTACGGCGATGCTCTTGAGTTTAGCCAAATATTACGCTGAAAATCCGCATGATTATGATGTGGTATTTGTAGCTTTCGGGGCGGAAGAACAGGGCCTGTACGGCTCAAGGCATTTCGTTGAAAATCCACCTGTGGATTTGGAGAAGATTTCTTTTATGTTGAATCTGGATATTAACGGAACGGGAGATGACGGTATCACGGTAGTGAATGGAGCCGTGCACGATCGGTTGTTTGGTAAATTAGAGTCAATCAATAAGGAAAAATCGTATTTACCGGAGGTGAAATCAAGAGGTGAAGCCTGTAACAGTGACCATTGTTTTTTTCATTTCAAGGGCGTGAAATCTTTTTATGTATATACGCGAGGAGGAAGCAAGGCTTATCACGATGTTTTTGATACGGCCGATAATTTGAGTCTCAGTGGTTTTGACGGAACCTACGGGCTTCTAAGAGATTTTTTGAATAGTTTGACTCGGTAA
- a CDS encoding tetratricopeptide repeat protein, whose protein sequence is MPAVLKFTEVKNSANRILWPAFFFLFFFICNTVLAQITDHVLPFSLFENGQESEAKEKAEKAVDSNNLDIHQKAKLWHLLAIINDRQNNHQNALQLALKAVSGSPKSIQYKLDAGLLAMKNKSSGIAKRLFQDALAIDSTNYQAHYNLGLMYAFAKIPSKAENHLHTCISITPEAPWPHVLLGNLNLKSKKPEKAAFHLEKGINKGADNTQTRTLLADTYMMMNRYNSAANIYRSVLDSLPHDNLTVRKLGIAYLKANEFHKAEKALSQLIQSESPTAEDFISLGRAELFLKRKKKATQTFSLGLSAFPENPNLEYLLAYSLYYSGAKKKARLHFRQAIKNGYKKEHADFLLRKDCETHP, encoded by the coding sequence ATGCCGGCCGTATTGAAGTTTACAGAGGTTAAAAACTCAGCAAACAGAATTCTCTGGCCGGCATTCTTTTTTCTGTTTTTTTTCATCTGTAACACTGTTCTTGCCCAAATCACAGACCATGTTCTCCCTTTCTCCCTTTTTGAAAACGGACAAGAATCAGAAGCGAAAGAAAAAGCTGAAAAAGCCGTTGATTCGAACAATCTAGATATCCATCAAAAGGCGAAACTGTGGCATTTACTAGCGATAATTAATGATCGTCAAAACAATCATCAAAACGCCCTACAACTTGCGCTAAAAGCAGTTTCTGGATCTCCCAAAAGTATTCAGTATAAACTGGACGCCGGTTTGTTGGCCATGAAAAACAAATCTTCGGGCATAGCCAAAAGGCTTTTTCAGGACGCTTTGGCCATCGATTCCACCAACTACCAAGCTCATTACAACTTGGGGTTGATGTACGCTTTCGCTAAAATCCCCTCGAAAGCGGAAAATCACCTTCACACCTGCATCAGTATCACGCCCGAAGCACCTTGGCCACACGTTCTTCTCGGAAACCTGAATTTGAAAAGTAAAAAACCGGAAAAAGCCGCCTTCCATTTGGAAAAAGGGATAAACAAAGGAGCCGATAACACCCAAACCAGAACGTTGCTTGCCGACACCTACATGATGATGAATAGGTATAATTCGGCCGCCAATATTTACAGATCCGTATTAGACTCGTTACCGCATGATAATCTTACAGTCCGAAAGCTTGGAATAGCGTATTTGAAAGCTAACGAGTTTCATAAAGCGGAAAAGGCTCTCAGTCAGCTAATACAATCGGAATCGCCTACAGCGGAGGATTTCATTAGTCTAGGCAGGGCGGAATTATTTCTCAAAAGGAAAAAGAAAGCGACTCAAACCTTCTCTTTAGGCTTGTCAGCTTTCCCTGAAAATCCGAATCTTGAATATTTACTGGCTTATAGCCTATATTATTCCGGCGCAAAGAAGAAAGCACGTCTTCATTTTCGCCAAGCCATCAAAAACGGCTACAAAAAAGAACACGCAGACTTCCTTCTCCGAAAGGATTGCGAAACGCACCCCTAA